A genomic segment from Pseudomonas sp. S09G 359 encodes:
- a CDS encoding CusA/CzcA family heavy metal efflux RND transporter: MFERLIQFAIEQRIIVLLAVLLMAGVGIASYQKLPIDAVPDITNVQVQINSSAAGFSPLETEQRITFPIETAMAGLPGMQQTRSLSRSGLSQVTVIFKDGTDLFFARQLVNERLQVARDQLPVGIDTQMGPISTGLGEIFLWTVEAKEGALKEDGTPYTPTDLRVIQDWIIKPQLRNVPGVAEINTIGGFAKEYQIAPDPKRLAAYNLTLTDLVTALERNNANVGAGYIERSGEQLLIRAPGQVASMDDIANIVITSADGTPIRVRNVAQVEIGRELRTGAATENGREVVLGTVFMLIGENSRSVSQAVAKKLDVINRSLPEGVVAVTVYDRTNLVEKAIATVKTNLFEGALLVVAVLFLFLGNIRAALITAMVIPLAMLFTFTGMFTNKVSANLMSLGALDFGIIVDGAVVIVENAIRRLAHAQQRHGRLLTRSERLHEVFAAAKEARRALIFGQLIIMVVYLPIFALTGVAGKMFHPMAFTVVIALLGAMILSVTFVPAAIALFVTGKVKEEENLVMRTARRAYAPVLDWVMARRPLVFGLAVLSIVASGVVASRMGSEFIPSLSEGDFAQQALRVPGTSLTQSVQMQQQLEKTLMAQVPEIERVFARTGTAEIASDPMPPNISDSYVMLKPKEQWPDPKKSRETLIADIQRASAIVPGSAYELSQPIQLRFNELISGVRSDVAVKVFGDDMSVLNSTAGEIAETLEKLEGASEVKVEQTSGLPVLTINIDRDKAARFGLNVGDVQDTIAVAVGGRQAGTLYEGDRRFDMVVRLSDALRTDIDGLSRLLIPVPALAGNASGQLGFIALSQVASLDLVLGPNQISRENGKRLVIVSANVRGRDIGSFVAEAEAAITAQVKVPAGYWTTWGGQFEQLKEASERLRIVVPVALLLVFGLLFMMFNNLKDGLLVFTGIPFALTGGIMALWLRDIPLSISAGVGFIALSGVAVLNGLVMIAFIRNLREEGRSLSVAINEGALTRLRPVLMTALVASLGFIPMALAAGTGAEVQRPLATVVIGGIISSTLLTLLVLPALYQWAHRKEEEST, encoded by the coding sequence ATGTTTGAGCGCCTAATCCAATTCGCCATTGAGCAACGCATCATTGTGTTGCTGGCGGTGCTGCTGATGGCCGGTGTCGGCATCGCCAGCTATCAGAAATTGCCCATCGACGCGGTGCCCGACATCACCAATGTGCAGGTGCAGATCAACTCGTCGGCGGCCGGTTTTTCGCCGCTGGAAACCGAGCAGCGCATCACCTTTCCCATCGAGACCGCCATGGCCGGTCTGCCGGGCATGCAGCAGACCCGCTCGCTGTCGCGCTCGGGCTTGTCCCAGGTTACGGTGATTTTCAAGGATGGCACCGACCTGTTCTTCGCGCGCCAACTGGTCAACGAGCGCCTGCAAGTGGCCCGTGACCAATTGCCGGTCGGCATCGACACGCAGATGGGGCCGATTTCCACCGGCCTGGGGGAGATTTTCCTGTGGACCGTGGAGGCCAAAGAGGGCGCACTCAAGGAGGATGGCACGCCCTACACCCCGACGGACCTGCGGGTGATCCAGGACTGGATCATCAAGCCGCAACTGCGCAACGTGCCGGGCGTGGCCGAGATCAACACCATCGGTGGGTTCGCCAAGGAATACCAGATCGCCCCCGACCCCAAGCGCCTGGCGGCCTACAACCTGACCCTGACAGACTTGGTGACCGCGCTTGAGCGCAACAACGCCAACGTCGGTGCGGGCTATATCGAACGCAGCGGCGAACAGCTGCTGATTCGTGCGCCGGGGCAAGTGGCCTCGATGGATGATATTGCCAATATTGTCATCACCAGCGCGGATGGCACGCCGATCCGTGTGCGCAATGTGGCGCAGGTTGAAATCGGCCGTGAGCTGCGTACCGGTGCCGCCACCGAAAACGGCCGTGAAGTGGTGCTGGGCACGGTGTTTATGTTGATCGGCGAAAACAGCCGCAGCGTGTCCCAGGCAGTGGCAAAAAAACTCGACGTCATCAACCGCTCGCTGCCCGAAGGCGTGGTGGCCGTTACCGTTTATGACCGCACCAACCTCGTCGAAAAAGCCATCGCAACCGTCAAGACGAACCTCTTCGAAGGCGCGCTGCTGGTGGTCGCGGTGCTGTTCCTGTTCCTCGGCAATATCCGTGCAGCGCTGATTACTGCGATGGTGATTCCGCTGGCAATGCTGTTCACGTTTACCGGGATGTTCACCAATAAAGTCAGCGCCAACCTGATGAGTCTCGGTGCGCTGGATTTCGGGATTATCGTCGACGGTGCGGTGGTGATCGTTGAGAACGCCATCCGCCGCCTGGCCCATGCGCAGCAGCGTCACGGTCGCCTGCTGACCCGCAGCGAGCGCCTGCACGAAGTGTTCGCCGCCGCCAAGGAAGCGCGCCGCGCGCTGATCTTTGGGCAACTGATCATCATGGTGGTGTACCTGCCGATCTTCGCTCTCACCGGCGTGGCCGGGAAGATGTTCCATCCCATGGCTTTCACGGTGGTCATCGCCTTGCTCGGTGCGATGATTCTGTCGGTGACTTTCGTGCCGGCGGCGATTGCGCTGTTTGTCACCGGCAAGGTCAAGGAAGAAGAAAACCTGGTGATGCGCACCGCGCGCCGGGCCTACGCGCCGGTGCTGGATTGGGTGATGGCACGCCGCCCGCTGGTGTTTGGCCTCGCCGTGTTGAGCATCGTGGCGTCGGGGGTAGTGGCCAGCCGCATGGGCAGCGAATTTATCCCCAGCCTTAGTGAAGGCGACTTCGCCCAACAGGCCTTGCGCGTGCCTGGCACCAGCCTCACGCAATCGGTGCAAATGCAGCAGCAGTTGGAAAAAACCCTGATGGCCCAGGTGCCGGAAATCGAGCGGGTGTTTGCGCGGACCGGCACGGCGGAAATCGCCTCCGACCCGATGCCGCCGAATATTTCCGACAGCTATGTGATGCTCAAGCCCAAGGAACAGTGGCCGGATCCGAAGAAATCCCGCGAAACGCTGATCGCCGATATTCAGCGCGCCAGTGCGATTGTGCCGGGCAGTGCGTATGAACTGTCGCAGCCGATCCAGCTGCGCTTCAATGAGCTGATTTCCGGTGTGCGCAGCGACGTGGCGGTGAAGGTGTTCGGCGATGATATGAGCGTGCTCAACAGCACCGCCGGGGAAATCGCCGAGACCCTGGAAAAGCTCGAAGGCGCCTCGGAAGTCAAGGTGGAGCAGACCTCCGGCCTGCCGGTGCTGACCATCAATATCGATCGCGACAAGGCCGCGCGGTTTGGCCTGAATGTTGGCGATGTGCAGGACACCATTGCCGTCGCGGTCGGTGGGCGTCAGGCCGGGACCTTGTATGAAGGTGACCGCCGTTTCGATATGGTTGTGCGTTTGTCTGACGCGCTGCGCACCGATATCGACGGCCTGTCGCGGTTGCTGATTCCGGTGCCGGCGCTGGCGGGTAATGCATCCGGGCAGTTGGGGTTTATCGCCTTGTCCCAGGTCGCAAGCCTGGACCTGGTACTCGGTCCCAACCAGATCAGCCGCGAGAATGGCAAGCGCCTGGTGATCGTCAGCGCCAACGTGCGCGGGCGCGATATCGGCTCGTTTGTGGCGGAGGCTGAAGCGGCGATTACCGCGCAGGTGAAAGTGCCGGCGGGTTATTGGACCACCTGGGGCGGCCAGTTCGAGCAGTTGAAGGAGGCGTCCGAGCGTTTGCGCATCGTGGTGCCGGTGGCCTTGCTGCTGGTGTTCGGCTTGCTGTTCATGATGTTCAACAACCTCAAGGACGGACTGCTGGTGTTTACCGGGATTCCGTTCGCGCTCACCGGTGGGATCATGGCCTTGTGGCTGCGGGATATTCCGCTGTCGATCTCGGCGGGGGTGGGCTTTATTGCACTGTCTGGCGTGGCGGTGCTGAACGGGTTGGTGATGATCGCGTTCATCCGTAACCTGCGCGAGGAAGGGCGGTCGTTATCGGTGGCGATCAACGAAGGCGCACTGACCCGGCTACGCCCGGTATTGATGACGGCGCTGGTGGCCTCCCTCGGGTTTATCCCCATGGCCCTGGCCGCCGGCACCGGCGCCGAAGTGCAGCGCCCGTTGGCGACGGTGGTGATCGGCGGGATTATTTCCTCGACGTTACTGACGTTGCTGGTGTTGCCGGCGTTGTACCAGTGGGCGCATCGCAAGGAAGAGGAAAGCACCTGA
- a CDS encoding heavy metal sensor histidine kinase has translation MRTSSLSMRLGLTVSLMGAGLVVLLATLAYLALTHELENLARKGLENKMEQIQHSLTQDLSLQRIAARPHSLLDLVMGHDNFYLTIIGPPPAADVLLSIGAKPQIPLMLDFTANESLSYLNWADGEGNQILSAARLIPLRNGDKVRVLLSLNRADDQALLSAYLRSTVIALPMLLILIGMGAWWLVQRGLAPLQQFSRVAAKVSTQDLTHRLSLDNLPKELGELAQGINFMLHRLDAGVQQLSQFSDDLAHELRAPLTNLMGKAQVTLSRERPSEAYKAGLESCTEEMERLSRIVSDMLFLAQVSHPAARAGFGHVSLGEEAQRVMELFALSAEDKHVTLSLSGDASVTGDRLMIQRAISNLLSNAIRHTPEGSTVLLRVETYEQRVSLSVGNPGRGIEAHHLPHLFERFYRADSSRTRAEGGTGLGLAIVQSIMHLHQGHADVSSQPGRFTRFSLAFPLP, from the coding sequence ATGAGGACCAGCAGCCTGTCGATGCGCCTGGGGCTGACGGTCAGTCTGATGGGCGCAGGCCTGGTCGTGCTGCTCGCCACACTTGCCTACCTGGCCTTGACCCACGAGCTGGAAAACCTCGCGCGCAAAGGCCTGGAAAACAAGATGGAGCAGATCCAGCACAGCCTTACGCAGGACCTGAGCCTGCAACGCATCGCCGCGCGCCCCCATTCGCTGCTGGACCTGGTGATGGGCCATGACAATTTCTACCTGACCATCATCGGCCCACCGCCAGCCGCCGACGTACTGCTCAGCATCGGCGCCAAGCCGCAGATCCCCTTGATGCTCGACTTCACCGCTAACGAGTCCCTCAGTTACCTGAACTGGGCAGACGGCGAAGGCAACCAGATCCTCAGCGCCGCGCGCCTGATTCCCCTGCGCAACGGAGACAAGGTGCGGGTGCTGCTGTCGCTCAACCGCGCCGACGATCAAGCATTGCTCAGTGCCTACTTGCGCTCCACGGTGATCGCCCTGCCGATGTTGCTGATCCTGATCGGCATGGGGGCCTGGTGGCTGGTGCAACGCGGGCTTGCGCCGCTGCAGCAATTCAGCCGGGTGGCGGCCAAGGTCAGCACCCAGGACCTGACCCATCGCCTGTCGCTGGACAACCTGCCCAAGGAGTTGGGCGAGTTGGCCCAAGGCATCAATTTCATGCTGCATCGCCTGGACGCGGGGGTGCAGCAGCTGTCGCAGTTCTCCGACGACCTGGCCCACGAACTGCGCGCGCCCTTGACCAACCTGATGGGCAAGGCCCAGGTGACGCTCTCTCGCGAACGCCCCTCGGAGGCATACAAGGCCGGGCTGGAATCCTGTACCGAGGAAATGGAGCGCCTGTCGCGCATCGTCTCCGACATGCTGTTTCTGGCGCAGGTCAGCCACCCGGCGGCGCGGGCTGGGTTTGGCCACGTGTCGTTGGGCGAGGAAGCGCAGCGGGTGATGGAATTGTTTGCCCTGAGCGCCGAGGATAAACACGTCACGCTCAGCCTGAGCGGCGACGCCTCAGTGACGGGCGACCGCCTGATGATCCAGCGCGCGATTTCCAACCTGCTGTCCAACGCCATTCGCCATACCCCTGAAGGCTCCACGGTTTTGCTGCGGGTGGAAACCTATGAACAACGCGTGTCGCTGTCGGTCGGTAACCCGGGCCGAGGTATCGAAGCCCACCACCTGCCGCACCTGTTCGAACGCTTTTACCGCGCCGACAGCAGCCGCACCCGCGCCGAAGGGGGCACCGGCCTGGGGCTGGCGATTGTGCAGTCGATCATGCACCTGCATCAGGGGCATGCCGACGTGAGCAGCCAGCCCGGGCGCTTTACGCGCTTCAGCCTGGCATTTCCCCTTCCCTGA
- a CDS encoding heavy metal response regulator transcription factor, whose amino-acid sequence MRILVVEDEQKTADYLQQGLTESGYVVDCAASGIDGLHLARQHTYELVILDVNLPNTDGWEVLEQLRRDGNQRVMMLTARGRLADKIKGLDMGADDYLVKPFEFPELLARVRTLLRRSEHIPLPDVLRVSDLELDPRRHRAYRGSRRIDLTTKEFALLHVLMRQTGEVMTRTQIISLVWDMNFDCDTNVVEVSISRLRGKVDDQSEVKLIHTIRGVGYVLEARQ is encoded by the coding sequence ATGCGTATCCTTGTGGTTGAGGACGAGCAGAAAACCGCCGACTACTTGCAGCAAGGCCTGACCGAAAGTGGTTACGTCGTCGACTGCGCCGCCAGCGGCATCGATGGCCTGCACCTGGCCAGGCAGCACACCTATGAACTGGTGATCCTCGACGTGAACCTGCCCAACACCGATGGTTGGGAGGTGCTGGAACAACTGCGCCGCGACGGCAACCAGCGCGTGATGATGCTGACCGCACGCGGGCGCCTGGCCGACAAGATCAAGGGCCTGGACATGGGCGCCGATGATTACCTGGTCAAGCCCTTCGAGTTCCCTGAACTACTGGCCCGCGTGCGCACCTTGTTGCGGCGCAGCGAACATATCCCCCTGCCGGACGTGCTGCGCGTCTCGGACCTGGAGCTGGACCCGCGCCGGCATCGCGCCTACCGCGGCAGCCGGCGCATCGACCTGACCACCAAGGAGTTCGCACTGCTGCATGTACTGATGCGCCAGACCGGCGAGGTGATGACCCGTACACAAATCATTTCGCTGGTGTGGGACATGAACTTCGATTGCGACACCAACGTGGTGGAAGTGTCCATCAGCCGCCTGCGCGGCAAAGTCGATGACCAGAGCGAGGTCAAGCTGATCCACACCATTCGCGGCGTGGGTTATGTGCTGGAGGCGCGCCAATGA
- a CDS encoding OprD family porin encodes MNIAYYTLPFSLLAALPLAAVAVEDKPEGFIEGSSVNVLARNFYFNRDDRKGQSSPTGNGYSEAWAQGLIGKFESGFTQGTVGFGLDAFAMYGLKLDSGTGRSGGKGSFGVLPVDSDNHPEDGYSKVGGAAKLRVLDTVIKAGDVFPLTPVVAYGDSRVLPESFRGVTLQNTSLEGLSLQGGRLSGMSQPTESGMNKGFATFYAGKVDSPWVGYFGGEYAVNKHLSVSLYSSRLKDAWDQYYFGSAASYPLNDDVSLFGDFNYYKAVDEGKKLLGEFDNNIWSARLGVKVGAHSLAVSHQRNNGDDDFDYLRQSDSIFLNNSIQYSDFNSPKERSWMLRYDLDMQPFGVPGLSFMARYGQGTGADYSNANAVYMRRDAAGDPLTDQRRWERDIEAKYVVQGGNLKDLSFRLRQATVRSSAFESDLEEVRVIVEYPLAIL; translated from the coding sequence ATGAACATTGCTTATTACACCCTTCCCTTTTCATTGCTTGCCGCGCTGCCCCTGGCAGCCGTGGCGGTGGAAGACAAACCCGAAGGTTTTATCGAAGGCAGCAGCGTGAACGTGCTGGCGCGCAACTTTTACTTCAACCGCGATGACCGCAAGGGCCAGTCCAGCCCTACCGGCAATGGTTATTCTGAAGCCTGGGCGCAAGGGTTGATCGGAAAGTTCGAATCCGGCTTTACCCAGGGCACCGTGGGGTTTGGCCTGGATGCGTTTGCCATGTACGGGCTGAAACTCGACTCGGGCACCGGTCGCAGCGGCGGCAAGGGCTCGTTCGGCGTGCTGCCGGTGGACAGCGATAATCACCCCGAAGATGGCTACAGCAAAGTCGGCGGCGCGGCGAAACTGCGCGTGCTCGACACCGTGATCAAGGCCGGTGATGTGTTCCCGCTTACGCCCGTAGTGGCGTACGGCGATTCGCGTGTACTGCCGGAAAGCTTTCGAGGCGTCACCTTACAGAACACCAGCCTTGAGGGCCTGAGCCTGCAGGGCGGACGCCTGAGCGGCATGAGCCAACCCACCGAAAGCGGCATGAACAAGGGCTTTGCAACGTTCTATGCGGGCAAGGTCGACTCGCCCTGGGTCGGCTATTTCGGCGGTGAATATGCCGTCAACAAACACCTGAGCGTGAGCCTGTACAGCAGCCGCCTGAAGGACGCGTGGGACCAATACTATTTCGGCAGCGCCGCCAGTTACCCATTGAATGATGACGTCTCGTTGTTCGGCGACTTCAACTATTACAAGGCCGTGGATGAGGGCAAAAAGCTGCTAGGCGAGTTCGACAACAACATCTGGAGCGCCAGGCTCGGGGTAAAGGTCGGCGCCCACAGCCTGGCCGTATCGCACCAGCGCAACAACGGCGATGACGATTTCGATTACCTGCGCCAATCGGACTCGATCTTCCTCAACAACTCGATCCAGTACAGCGACTTCAACTCGCCCAAGGAGCGCTCGTGGATGCTGCGCTATGACCTCGACATGCAGCCATTCGGCGTCCCCGGCCTGTCATTCATGGCCCGCTACGGCCAAGGCACCGGCGCCGACTACAGCAACGCCAACGCGGTGTACATGCGCCGCGATGCGGCCGGCGACCCGCTCACCGACCAACGCCGCTGGGAACGGGATATAGAAGCCAAATATGTAGTGCAGGGCGGAAATCTCAAGGATTTATCATTCCGGCTTCGCCAGGCAACGGTACGCTCAAGTGCATTTGAATCCGACCTGGAAGAAGTTCGAGTGATTGTCGAATACCCACTGGCGATTCTTTAA
- a CDS encoding DUF2790 domain-containing protein — translation MKFYKIALGVLTATLSFGALAEGGGDRTFALMMERNEKAMAAYATKRGQPAPAVQAYRYGMTLDIAKVVNVTPPIRSCNPVPSRMTYEDSSGKLNTLEYQVMGVCRNNGG, via the coding sequence ATGAAATTTTATAAAATTGCTTTGGGTGTATTAACCGCAACCTTGTCATTCGGTGCATTGGCCGAAGGCGGGGGGGATCGCACCTTTGCCCTGATGATGGAGCGCAACGAGAAAGCCATGGCCGCTTACGCCACGAAAAGAGGCCAGCCGGCACCCGCCGTGCAGGCCTATCGCTACGGCATGACGCTGGACATTGCCAAGGTGGTCAACGTGACGCCGCCGATCAGGTCGTGCAACCCCGTGCCCTCGCGCATGACCTACGAAGACTCCAGTGGCAAGCTCAATACCCTGGAGTACCAGGTGATGGGCGTGTGCCGAAACAACGGCGGATAA
- a CDS encoding flavin reductase family protein: MSPIHRRPVPLSKAYRLLNHGPTVLVSAAHAGKRNIMAAAWAMPLDFEPPKVAVVLDKATWTRQLLESAGTFVLQVPCAAQADLVQTVGNTSGADTDKFAAYGLQTFTAEHTEAPLLEGCVAWLECRLLPEPHNQQTYDLFLGEVVAAYADERVFSDGRWHFEGHDGLRTLHHVAGGHFLTIGEPIDGRQL; this comes from the coding sequence ATGAGCCCTATCCACCGTCGTCCCGTACCGCTGTCCAAGGCCTACCGCTTGCTCAACCATGGCCCGACCGTGCTGGTGAGCGCGGCCCATGCCGGTAAGCGCAATATCATGGCCGCCGCCTGGGCGATGCCGCTGGATTTCGAACCGCCGAAAGTCGCGGTGGTATTGGACAAGGCCACCTGGACCCGTCAACTGCTGGAAAGCGCTGGCACCTTCGTGCTGCAGGTGCCCTGCGCGGCCCAGGCCGACCTGGTGCAGACGGTCGGCAACACCAGCGGCGCCGACACGGACAAGTTCGCCGCCTACGGCCTACAGACCTTCACCGCAGAACACACCGAGGCGCCATTGCTGGAAGGCTGTGTGGCCTGGCTGGAATGCCGTTTGCTGCCCGAACCGCACAACCAGCAAACCTATGATCTGTTCCTCGGTGAAGTGGTCGCGGCCTACGCTGACGAGCGCGTGTTCAGCGACGGCCGCTGGCACTTCGAAGGTCATGATGGGTTGCGCACGTTGCACCATGTGGCGGGTGGGCATTTCCTGACCATCGGCGAGCCGATTGATGGGCGACAGCTTTAA